The Linepithema humile isolate Giens D197 chromosome 2, Lhum_UNIL_v1.0, whole genome shotgun sequence genome has a segment encoding these proteins:
- the LOC105670115 gene encoding putative nuclease HARBI1, whose product MELNEKITLLQFIEFSFESEDEDDDDLEFVMNMSSSSDENEEEVRNRITIVDLILNTKKSEMQIRPRIKDYVEKIILNYTAEEFKSHFRLWPTTFEFLLELIGPTLSATKSISGRKPLAAQKQLLIALWMMATPDSYRSVCVKFNIGKATAIRTMRKVTYALHILAPRFIQWPQGERANKVMEEFEKVSAFPKIIGAIDGTHIRIKAPLEDKQSYVNRKGYHSIHVQAVCTSKLLFTSVLAGNVGSVHDARVFRLSPVRQYITNPQIYFPNDSHIIGDVAYGVHPHIMVPFKDNGHLTVRQKNFNFCLSSARMAIERTFGLWKGRWRSILDCLPMITLEKIPEYLLATCVLHNICILKGDLIDFEQTHEEDVSSEALISDRMEDGNTKRQRIMNSLIMRYH is encoded by the exons atggaactaaatgaaaaaataacattgctgcagtttattgaattttcttttgaaagcGAGGATGAAGATGATGACGACTTGGAATTTGTAATGAATATGTCTTCAAGTAGTGACGAGAACGAAGAAGAAGTAAGAAACCGTATCACTATTGTAGACTTGAttctaaatacaaaaaaaagtgaaatgcAAATTAGACCTCGCATCAAAGACTAtgtggaaaaaattattctcaattACACCGCTGAGGAATTTAAATCGCATTTTAG ATTGTGGCCTACAACTTTTGAATTTCTATTGGAATTAATAGGACCTACGTTAAGCGCCACTAAATCAATTAGTGGCAGAAAACCTTTGGCAGCGCAAAAACAACTTCTAATAGCTTTGTGGATGATGGCAACACCAGACTCCTACAG GTCtgtgtgtgtaaaatttaatataggaAAGGCTACAGCAATTCGTACTATGAGAAAAGTTACTTATGCTTTGCACATTCTCGCTCCGCGATTTATTCAGTGGCCTCAAGGTGAAAGAGCAAATAAAGTGAtggaagaatttgaaaaagttaGTGCATTTCCTAAGATTATAGGAGCCATCGATGGCACTCACATTCGCATAAAAGCTCCACTGGAAGATAAACAATCATATGTGAACCGCAAAGGATATCATTCAATCCATGTGCaa gCAGTTTGCACCTCAAAATTGCTTTTTACAAGTGTTTTAGCTGGGAATGTTGGATCAGTGCATGATGCACGTGTTTTTCGGCTCTCTCCTGTCAgacaatatattacaaatccacaaatttattttcctaaTGATTCACACATTATTGGAGATGTTGCCTATGGTGTTCATCCTCATATCATGGTGCCTTTTAAAGATAATGGGCATTTAACAGTTagacagaaaaattttaatttttgtttgtcttCAGCGAGAATGGCAATTGAGAGAACATTTGGGTTGTGGAAAGGACGATGGAGAAGCATTCTTGATTGTTTGCCTATGATCACCTTAGAAAAAATTCCTGAATACTTATTAGCTACTTGTGTACtacataatatttgtatattaaaaggAGATTTGATAGATTTTGAGCAAACACATGAAGAAGATGTATCCAGTGAAGCATTAATATCTGATAGAATGGAGGACGGCAATACTAAACGACAAAGAATTATGAATAGTTTGATAATGAGATACCATTGA
- the LOC105670116 gene encoding uncharacterized protein yields the protein MSNQLISVPVFIEDTGETVTLKLSPQDAAKATKDLNYMTSLIKNIYRKRNENVISQESQISIDENDETDSVRTASSASYVSSPEPQEFDNNPKDQKNDKSLFIWSSKCVYLLLDKYEEWKEEFSAGTKRHNKIWEAIADNMRKTNIEYTMTGPQCQSKLNGLKKTYKKILDYNSVSGNDRKTWPYFQRMHEIFGKSGWANPKAIATEAGPSTSNEEAILLESSSKNCKNNEGKSNKRKIETIINNFILDMKEERAEREKKRQAKEALFQDLKDQRERQHQEKIKIMQKLFEAITKK from the exons ATGTCAAATCAGTTAATCTCCGTCCCTGTCTTTATAGAAGATACAGGTGAAACTGTGACCTTAAAACTTTCGCCACAAGATGCTGCAAAGGCTACTAAAG ATCTGAATTATATGACAAGtcttattaagaatatttatagaaaaagaaacgaaaatgTTATCAGTCAAGAAAGTCAAATTTCGATTGATGAAAACGATGAGACTGATTCTGTAAGAACTGCAAGCAGTGCATCTTACGTTTCATCTCCAGAGCCACaagaatttgataataatccTAAAGATCAAA aaaatgataaatcatTGTTTATATGGTCATCCAAGTGCGTATATCTACTGCTCGATAAATATGAGGAATGGAAAGAAGAATTTTCAGCAGGCACAAAAcgtcataataaaatttgggAAGCCATTGCTGATAATATgaggaaaacaaatattgaatatacaaTGACTGGACCACAATGccaatcaaaattaaatggtTTGAAAAAgacatacaaaaaaatattggattatAATTCAGTATCAGGAAATGACAGAAAAACATGGCCATATTTTCAA AGAATGCACGAAATTTTTGGGAAATCAGGATGGGCAAATCCCAAAGCTATTGCCACTGAAGCTGGACCATCTACATCGAATGAAGAAGCAATCCTACTGGAATcttcttcaaaaaattgtaaaaataatgaaggGAAATCCAATAAACGGAAGATTGAGACTATTATAAACAACTTTATCTTAGatatgaaagaagaaagagcagaaagggagaaaaaaaggCAAGCCAAAGAAGCATTGTTTCAGGACTTAAAAGATCAACGAGAAAGACAGCAtcaggaaaaaattaaaataatgcagaAGTTGTTTGAAGCTATCACCAAGAAATAA